In Drosophila teissieri strain GT53w chromosome 2R, Prin_Dtei_1.1, whole genome shotgun sequence, the following proteins share a genomic window:
- the LOC122615295 gene encoding damage-control phosphatase ARMT1: MESSSKDPSSESEQPEDEGMTGSEPSKISRLLRTEFDAKYQIVNLQTPLNAFMSGHYKQSFAFFTLRSRLPVILTNVIDTLTRDKTELVAQFASHEFSQAAREELKIIIGLISRLKYELQTDKSFQNFTGEEPDQEVWNNFISSLPDGERSFYKASSLHAECYLHRKLHSFLENSVFLKSYDFFAKVKEQALTDSIDDVLALTKYTRRSENNVEVFDELLRINMWSNCNDMATDTETVKQTNRQVLEKVSATDEHVLVNQAAEIWRCLENPKPKKQKQVDFILDNAGYELFSDFVLAEFMIEKGLANKVRFHVKAHPWFVNDVTERDFKWTLEYLSQHADYIISLIGKKFLQFIDEGKFELAPISHFWTSPHSFYSMAQMDPDLYSSLQQSKLVVFKGELNYRKLLQDVCWMPTQELSTCLRGFLPSNICVLRRVKSEVMSGLPDGVGQALSRKDPRWMVSGSYGVIQFVDGTREFGY, from the exons ATGGAATCCTCATCGAAGGACCCCTCCTCGGAAAGCGAACAGCCCGAGGATGAAGGCATGACGGGATCCGAACCCAGCAAAATATCGCGACTGTTGCGAACGGAATTCGATGCCAAATACCAAATCGTAAACCTGCAGACTCCTCTCAACGCCTTTATGTCGGGCCATTATAAACAGAGCTTCGCCTTCTTCACTCTCAGGAGTCGTCTGCCCGTCATCCTGACCAACGTGATAGACACGCTGACCCGGGACAAAACCGAGCTGGTAGCCCAATTCG CCTCACATGAGTTTTCCCAGGCTGCTCGCGAGGAGCTCAAGATCATCATTGGATTGATCTCCAGGCTAAAGTACGAGCTGCAAACGGACAAGTCGTTTCAAAACTTTACAGGCGAAG aACCTGATCAAGAAGTCTGGAACAACTTTATCAGCAGTCTGCCTGATGGCGAACGCAGCTTCTACAAGGCCAGCTCCCTCCATGCCGAGTGCTATCTGCACCGAAAACTCCACTCTTTTCTGGAGAACAGCGTATTCCTGAAGTCCTACGATTTCTTCGCCAAAGTCAAGGAGCAGGCGCTCACGGATAGCATTGACGACGTACTGGCCCTGACCAAGTACACACGACGATCAGAGAATAACGTGGAGGTGTTCGACGAGCTTCTGAGAATCAACATGTGGAGCAACTGTAATGATATGGCGACCGACACGGAGACAGTCAAGCAAACGAACCGCCAGGTGCTGGAAAAGGTGTCAGCCACCGATGAGCACGTACTGGTTAACCAGGCAGCAGAGATCTGGAGGTGCTTGGAAAACCCGAAGccaaagaaacaaaagcagGTGGACTTCATACTGGACAACGCTGGCTACGAACTGTTTAGCGACTTTGTTCTGGCTGAGTTCATGATTGAGAAGGGACTGGCCAACAAGGTGCGGTTCCATGTGAAGGCCCACCCTTGGTTCGTCAACGATGTGACCGAGCGGGATTTCAAGTGGACGCTGGAGTACTTGAGTCAGCATGCGGACTACATTATAAGTCTGATAGGCAAGAAGTTCCTACAATTCATCGATGAGGGAAAGTTCGAGCTGGCGCCAATCTCGCATTTCTGGACATCACCACACTCATTTTACAG CATGGCGCAAATGGATCCAGATTTGTATAGTTCCCTGCAGCAGTCCAAGCTTGTGGTTTTCAAGGGTGAGCTAAACTATCGCAAGCTGCTGCAGGACGTTTGCTGGATGCCCACCCAGGAGCTGAGCACCTGCCTCCGTGGCTTCCTGCCCAGCAATATTTGTGTGCTGCGGAGGGTCAAGAGCGAAGTGATGTCCGGCCTGCCCGATGGCGTTGGCCAGGCGCTGAGCAGAAAGGATCCCCGCTGGATGGTCTCGGGCAGTTACGGGGTCATTCAGTTCGTGGACGGAACCCGTGAATTTGGCTATTAA
- the LOC122615298 gene encoding damage-control phosphatase ARMT1, protein MASDTDFDAKNGIVDGPTPPHTELAALYKQSFAYYTFRVRLPSTLATIADSLVKDKDVLLATYGPAAQADIEQTTKEVRQLREDILANGPLQPFEGNDGDTEVWNAFLEKLPKEKRTYFSTCWLYAECYMYRKISSIFRATAHLSAHDYFSQQKQTAAKLSVDAMLAVAKATRHNERNSDTFRQLIKLNLWGNRCDLSITSGKQVKPTGNAFDQVTDLEEKLLIDGTAEVWKALDGASGEGIVDIIFDNAGYELYTDLILAEYIIDKGLAAKVRFNSKAIPWFISDVMEHDFHWTLQFLADHPEPALSEVGKKWQRLTSEGKFELSPLEHFWTSPYEFYRMPEVNKPLYDRLKEAQLVIFKGDLNYRKLLGDFSWDSTESFETCLRGFRPSNLCTLRTIKADLICGLGAGVAEQLFAKDKEWMLTGEYGVIQFASK, encoded by the exons ATGGCCAGTGATACGGATTTTGACGCCAAGAATGGAATTGTCGATGGACCAACCCCGCCGCACACCGAACTGGCGGCCCTCTACAAGCA GAGCTTCGCCTACTACACCTTCCGTGTGCGCCTGCCCTCGACTTTGGCCACCATCGCGGATTCCCTAGTCAAGGACAAGGACGTCCTCTTGGCCACATATGGACCG GCAGCGCAAGCCGATATTGAACAAACTACCAAGGAGGTTAGGCAGCTGCGAGAGGATATCCTGGCCAATGGTCCTTTGCAGCCCTTTGAGGGAAATG ATGGCGACACTGAAGTGTGGAATGCATTCCTGGAAAAACTGCCCAAGGAGAAGAGAACCTACTTTTCCACCTGCTGGCTGTACGCCGAGTGCTACATGTACCGGAAAATCTCATCCATTTTCCGGGCCACAGCGCATCTGTCCGCCCACGACTACTTCAGCCAGCAAAAGCAGACGGCGGCGAAGCTGAGCGTGGACGCCATGCTGGCGGTGGCCAAGGCTACGCGGCACAATGAACGCAACTCGGACACCTTCCGCCAGTTGATCAAACTGAATTTGTGGGGCAACCGGTGCGATCTGTCCATTACCTCCGGCAAACAGGTGAAGCCCACTGGCAATGCCTTTGACCAGGTCACGGATTTGGAGGAGAAGCTGCTGATTGACGGCACCGCGGAGGTATGGAAAGCTCTGGACGGAGCATCCGGAGAGGGCATTGTGGACATCATTTTCGATAACGCCGGCTATGAGCTGTACACGGATCTGATCCTGGCTGAGTACATTATCGACAAGGGACTGGCTGCCAAGGTGCGCTTCAATTCCAAAGCCATTCCCTGGTTCATTTCGGACGTGATGGAGCACGACTTCCACTGGACACTGCAATTTCTGGCCGACCATCCGGAACCGGCGCTGAGTGAGGTCGGCAAAAAATGGCAGCGTTTGACGAGCGAGGGCAAGTTTGAGCTTTCGCCGCTGGAACACTTTTGGACGAGTCCCTACGAGTTCTATCGCATGCCCGAGGTGAACAAGCCACTGTACGATCGCCTAAAGGAGGCGCAACTCGTAATCTTCAAAGGTGACCTTAACTATCGCAAGTTGTTAGGCGACTTCTCCTGGGACAGCACGGAGTCCTTTGAAACTTGCTTGAGGG GCTTTCGTCCTTCCAATCTGTGCACTCTGCGCACGATTAAAGCGGATCTAATCTGCGGACTGGGCGCAGGCGTGGCGGAACAACTGTTTGCCAAGGATAAGGAGTGGATGCTGACTGGCGAATATGGTGTAATACAGTTCGCCAGCAAGTAA